From Klebsiella electrica, the proteins below share one genomic window:
- a CDS encoding MFS transporter: MTPTPLSSREAGWIIFILALGAGFSVASIYYAQPLLPLMGANLHLSVEGMGLVPTLTQAGYALGILFLLPLGDRHDRRTLILLKSAALAVLLLLCSLTGQLTSLLVVSLLIGMAATMAQDIVPAAAILAPAGKQGKMVGTVMTGLLLGILLSRTVSGLVGALFGWRVMYQAAAVSIALIGLLMWRILPRFAIHSTLSYPQLMKSMAHLWQRYPALRRAAVAQGFLSIAFSAFWSTLAVMLLAHYQMGSAVAGGFGIAGAAGALAAPLAGGLADKYGAGRVTQLGAGLVTLSFALMFLMPVLPPHGQLLLIGLAAIGFDLGLQSSLVAHQNLVYSLEPQARGRLNALLFTGVFIGMALGSVLGSRLYVVAGWNGVVILAVVTGAIALAIRLRESARLASVARAVR, encoded by the coding sequence ATGACCCCGACTCCACTCTCCTCCCGCGAAGCGGGCTGGATTATTTTTATACTCGCTCTTGGCGCTGGTTTTAGCGTGGCTTCTATTTATTACGCGCAGCCTCTGCTCCCGCTGATGGGGGCCAATCTGCATCTGAGCGTTGAAGGGATGGGCCTCGTCCCGACCCTGACCCAGGCCGGCTACGCGCTGGGCATTCTGTTTCTGCTGCCGCTCGGCGATCGCCACGACCGACGAACGCTGATTCTGCTGAAAAGCGCGGCGCTGGCGGTCCTGCTGCTGCTGTGTAGCCTGACGGGCCAGCTCACGTCACTGCTGGTGGTCAGCTTATTGATCGGGATGGCCGCGACGATGGCGCAGGATATTGTTCCGGCGGCGGCGATTCTGGCCCCGGCGGGGAAACAGGGGAAAATGGTCGGGACGGTGATGACCGGCCTGCTGCTGGGAATTCTGCTCTCGCGGACCGTCAGCGGACTGGTCGGTGCGCTGTTCGGTTGGCGGGTGATGTATCAGGCGGCGGCCGTCAGTATCGCCCTCATCGGTCTGCTGATGTGGCGTATTCTGCCCCGCTTTGCGATTCACTCCACGTTAAGCTATCCGCAGCTGATGAAATCCATGGCGCACCTGTGGCAACGCTATCCTGCGTTACGACGCGCGGCAGTGGCCCAGGGCTTTTTATCCATCGCTTTCAGCGCCTTCTGGTCAACGCTGGCGGTGATGCTGCTCGCTCATTATCAGATGGGCAGCGCCGTGGCCGGGGGATTCGGCATCGCCGGTGCAGCCGGGGCCCTTGCCGCGCCCCTGGCGGGCGGACTGGCCGATAAATATGGCGCCGGAAGGGTCACTCAGCTGGGCGCGGGGCTGGTTACCCTCTCGTTTGCTCTGATGTTCCTGATGCCGGTACTGCCGCCACATGGTCAGCTGCTGTTGATTGGTCTTGCGGCCATCGGCTTCGATCTCGGTCTGCAGTCCAGCCTGGTCGCCCACCAGAATCTGGTTTACAGCCTCGAGCCGCAGGCCCGCGGCCGCCTGAACGCCCTGCTGTTCACCGGCGTGTTCATTGGTATGGCGCTCGGCTCGGTCCTCGGCAGTCGGCTGTACGTCGTTGCCGGCTGGAACGGCGTCGTTATTCTGGCCGTGGTGACCGGCGCCATCGCGCTGGCGATTCGTCTGCGGGAAAGCGCCCGTCTGGCATCCGTAGCGCGCGCAGTCCGCTAA
- a CDS encoding LysR family transcriptional regulator has translation MRWGYSSPNAAGAVDSVVVKRLYASRIEKMIMKRQERIDRIELMRTFIRIVEAGSLSSAARQLDTTQATVSRRLQSLESMLGSRLILRTTHAMKLTDDGERCYQHARQVVDAWLALEDEMSIADDRPVGVLRVRAPHAFGQQQLLGPLVNFLQRYPQLAVEWMLNDKTVDFLSDNIDCAIRVGAEVDPATVSVQLAEVPRSLVVAPALLAQYPALAIPQDLSRLPWVAISTFYQHEVELQHQEDSRELAFGIVPCLSTDSVYVARNTALAGLGAAIVSSWAVAEDIAAGRLVEPFPQWRASPLPVHLVYPWARYYPTRLRKFLDLMREVMPQVAGMQRPEAE, from the coding sequence ATGAGATGGGGCTATTCTTCCCCGAATGCCGCTGGCGCGGTAGATAGCGTGGTGGTAAAACGGTTATACGCTTCACGTATAGAGAAAATGATAATGAAGAGACAGGAACGTATAGATCGCATTGAACTGATGCGGACCTTTATTCGCATCGTCGAGGCCGGTTCACTCTCTTCGGCGGCCCGGCAGCTGGATACCACCCAGGCGACGGTCAGCCGCCGTCTGCAGTCGCTGGAGAGCATGCTCGGTAGTCGACTGATTCTGCGTACAACGCATGCTATGAAGCTCACCGATGATGGCGAGCGCTGTTATCAGCACGCGCGTCAGGTGGTGGATGCCTGGCTGGCGCTGGAGGATGAGATGAGTATCGCGGACGATCGGCCGGTGGGGGTGCTGCGCGTGCGGGCGCCTCATGCTTTTGGTCAGCAGCAGCTGCTGGGTCCGCTGGTCAATTTTCTGCAACGCTATCCGCAGCTGGCGGTGGAGTGGATGCTCAATGACAAAACCGTCGATTTTCTCAGTGATAATATCGATTGCGCGATTCGGGTGGGCGCCGAAGTTGACCCGGCTACGGTATCGGTACAGCTGGCTGAAGTTCCGCGTAGCCTGGTGGTCGCCCCCGCGCTGTTGGCGCAATACCCGGCATTAGCGATACCTCAGGATCTGTCGCGGTTGCCGTGGGTGGCCATCAGCACCTTTTATCAACATGAAGTGGAGTTGCAGCATCAGGAGGATAGCCGGGAGCTGGCGTTTGGTATTGTGCCGTGTCTGAGTACCGATAGCGTGTATGTGGCCCGTAATACGGCGCTGGCGGGGCTGGGCGCGGCTATCGTGTCGAGCTGGGCGGTGGCCGAGGATATTGCCGCCGGTCGGCTGGTTGAGCCGTTTCCGCAGTGGCGGGCCTCTCCGCTGCCGGTCCACCTGGTCTATCCGTGGGCGCGTTATTATCCAACCCGACTACGAAAGTTTCTCGATCTGATGCGCGAAGTGATGCCGCAGGTTGCCGGGATGCAGCGCCCGGAGGCGGAATAA
- the murJ gene encoding murein biosynthesis integral membrane protein MurJ — translation MNLLKSLAAVSSMTMFSRVLGFARDAIVARIFGAGMATDAFFVAFKLPNLLRRIFAEGAFSQAFVPILAEYKSKQGEEATRVFVAYVSGLLTLVLAVVTLLGMLAAPWVITVTAPGFADSADKFTLTTQLLRITFPYILLISLASLAGAILNTWNRFSVPAFAPTFLNVSMIGFALFAAPYFHPPMLAMAWAVTVGGVLQLAYQLPHLKKIGMLVLPRINLKDAGAMRVVKQMGPAILGVSVSQISLIINTIFASFLVSGSVSWMYYADRLMEFPSGVLGVALGTILLPSLSKSFASGNHDEYCRLMDWGLRLCFLLALPSAVALGILAKPLTVALFQYGKFNAFDAAMTQRALVAYSVGLMGLIVVKVLAPGFYSRQDIKTPVKIAIVTLIMTQVMNLIFIGPLKHAGLSLSIGLAACLNAGLLYWQLRKQKIFTPQPGWFSFLLRLVVAVLVMSAALLGMMYIMPEWSQGAMPFRLLRLMAVVAVGVVAYFATLMALGFRVKEFARRTA, via the coding sequence ATGAACCTTTTAAAATCACTGGCAGCAGTCAGTTCGATGACCATGTTTTCACGCGTTCTCGGATTTGCGCGTGATGCTATCGTCGCGCGAATTTTTGGCGCAGGGATGGCGACGGATGCCTTTTTCGTCGCGTTTAAATTACCGAATTTACTGCGCCGTATCTTCGCTGAAGGGGCGTTCTCTCAGGCATTTGTTCCCATTCTTGCCGAATATAAAAGCAAGCAGGGCGAAGAGGCGACCCGCGTGTTTGTGGCCTATGTTTCTGGCCTGCTGACGCTGGTTCTGGCGGTCGTTACCCTTCTTGGCATGCTGGCGGCGCCCTGGGTGATTACCGTGACCGCGCCCGGTTTTGCCGACAGCGCGGATAAATTTACCCTGACCACCCAGCTGTTGCGCATCACCTTTCCTTATATTCTGTTGATTTCACTGGCGTCGTTAGCCGGGGCGATCCTTAACACCTGGAACCGTTTTTCCGTTCCCGCCTTCGCTCCGACGTTCCTCAACGTCAGTATGATTGGCTTTGCCCTGTTTGCCGCGCCCTATTTTCACCCGCCTATGCTGGCGATGGCGTGGGCGGTGACCGTCGGCGGGGTGCTGCAGCTGGCCTATCAACTGCCGCATCTGAAAAAAATTGGCATGCTGGTTCTGCCGCGCATTAACCTGAAAGATGCCGGCGCAATGCGGGTGGTCAAGCAGATGGGGCCGGCGATCCTCGGCGTCTCCGTCAGTCAAATTTCATTGATTATCAACACTATCTTCGCCTCGTTCCTGGTGTCAGGTTCGGTGTCGTGGATGTATTACGCGGATCGTCTGATGGAGTTTCCGTCCGGGGTGCTTGGCGTGGCGCTGGGGACTATCCTGCTGCCCTCGCTGTCAAAAAGCTTTGCCAGCGGTAATCATGATGAGTACTGCCGCCTGATGGACTGGGGGCTGCGCCTGTGCTTTTTGCTGGCGTTGCCCAGCGCCGTGGCATTGGGGATCCTGGCGAAGCCGCTCACCGTTGCGTTGTTCCAGTACGGGAAATTCAACGCTTTTGATGCCGCGATGACCCAACGCGCGCTGGTGGCTTACTCCGTCGGACTGATGGGGCTGATTGTCGTTAAGGTACTGGCGCCGGGCTTTTATTCGCGGCAGGACATTAAAACGCCGGTAAAAATCGCGATCGTTACGCTGATTATGACCCAGGTGATGAACCTGATCTTTATTGGCCCGCTGAAGCATGCCGGGCTGTCGCTGTCTATCGGTCTGGCGGCCTGTCTTAACGCCGGTCTGTTGTACTGGCAGCTGCGCAAACAAAAAATCTTTACTCCGCAGCCGGGATGGTTCTCCTTTCTGCTGCGCCTGGTGGTTGCGGTGCTGGTGATGTCGGCGGCGCTGTTGGGCATGATGTATATCATGCCGGAGTGGTCGCAGGGTGCTATGCCGTTCCGTCTGCTGCGCCTGATGGCGGTCGTGGCGGTGGGCGTGGTGGCGTATTTTGCCACCTTAATGGCGCTGGGCTTCCGGGTAAAAGAGTTTGCCCGACGTACGGCCTGA
- the rimJ gene encoding ribosomal protein S5-alanine N-acetyltransferase, with protein sequence MFGYRSNVPKVRLTTDRLVVRLVYDRDAWRLADYYAENKGFLKPWEPVRDDSHCYPSGWQARLSMISEFHKQGSAFYFALLDPQEKEIIGVANFSNVVRGSFHACYLGYSIGEKWQGQGLMFEALTAAIRYMQRTQHIHRIMANYMPHNQRSGDLLARLGFEKEGYAKNYLLIDGQWRDHVLTALTTPDWTPGR encoded by the coding sequence ATGTTTGGCTATCGCAGTAACGTACCTAAGGTGCGTTTGACGACGGACAGGCTGGTGGTGCGGCTGGTATACGATCGTGACGCCTGGCGTCTGGCCGATTATTACGCGGAGAATAAAGGGTTCTTAAAACCCTGGGAGCCGGTGCGCGACGACAGCCACTGCTACCCCTCTGGCTGGCAGGCGCGTTTATCGATGATTTCCGAGTTTCATAAACAGGGATCGGCATTCTATTTTGCGCTGCTCGATCCGCAAGAGAAAGAAATTATCGGCGTGGCAAATTTTTCCAATGTGGTACGCGGGTCGTTTCATGCCTGCTACCTCGGTTATTCCATTGGCGAGAAGTGGCAAGGCCAGGGGCTGATGTTTGAAGCCCTGACCGCGGCGATTCGCTATATGCAGCGCACGCAGCATATCCATCGCATCATGGCCAACTACATGCCGCATAATCAACGTAGCGGCGATTTACTGGCTCGTCTTGGCTTTGAAAAAGAGGGGTACGCCAAAAATTACCTGCTGATTGACGGGCAGTGGCGTGACCACGTACTGACGGCGTTGACGACCCCGGACTGGACTCCGGGTCGCTGA
- a CDS encoding YceH family protein translates to MKYQLTAHEARVIGCLLEKQVTTPEQYPLSVNAVVTACNQKTNREPVMSLSESDIQDLLDALVKRHYLRTVSGFGNRVTKYEQRFCNSEFGDLKLSPAEVAVVTTLLLRGAQTPGELRSRAQRMHDFSDMAEVESVLEALATRDDGPFVARLPREPGKRESRYMHLFCDDMDSLITAVEAVSPPTDDLLARVETLEGEVAELKERLASLLAHLGD, encoded by the coding sequence ATGAAATATCAGTTAACCGCACACGAAGCGCGCGTCATCGGTTGTTTGCTGGAAAAACAGGTCACCACGCCTGAGCAGTATCCGCTGTCGGTCAATGCGGTGGTGACTGCCTGCAATCAGAAAACCAACCGCGAGCCGGTGATGTCGCTGAGCGAAAGTGATATTCAGGATCTGCTGGATGCCCTGGTCAAACGCCATTACCTGCGTACCGTCAGCGGTTTCGGCAACCGGGTGACCAAATATGAGCAGCGGTTTTGTAATTCTGAATTTGGCGATCTGAAACTGTCTCCGGCGGAAGTGGCGGTTGTGACAACGCTGCTGCTGCGCGGCGCGCAGACGCCGGGCGAGTTGCGCAGCCGCGCGCAGCGAATGCATGACTTTAGCGATATGGCGGAAGTGGAGAGCGTGCTGGAAGCGCTGGCCACCCGGGATGACGGGCCTTTCGTCGCTCGTCTGCCGCGCGAGCCGGGAAAACGAGAATCCCGCTATATGCATCTGTTTTGCGATGATATGGACTCGCTTATTACCGCCGTTGAAGCCGTCTCGCCGCCGACCGATGATCTCCTCGCGCGGGTTGAGACGCTGGAAGGGGAAGTCGCGGAACTGAAAGAGCGACTGGCCTCGCTGCTGGCTCACCTGGGAGACTAA
- a CDS encoding lipoprotein, whose translation MKKMFIVAALLVSGLLSGCNQLTQYSVSEQEINQALQKRNHFAKDIGLPGVADAHIELRDLTSAIGREEPNKVTLSGIANLDLNSLFGNQKATIDLKLKALPVFNKDKGAIFLQEMEVVDAKVSPEKLQSVVQTLIPYLNQSLRSYFNQQPAYVLREDASTGEALAKKYAKGIEVKPGEIIIPFTD comes from the coding sequence ATGAAAAAGATGTTTATCGTGGCCGCGCTGCTTGTCAGCGGCCTTCTGAGCGGCTGTAACCAGCTCACGCAGTATTCAGTCAGCGAGCAGGAAATTAACCAGGCGCTGCAGAAACGTAACCATTTCGCTAAAGATATCGGCCTGCCGGGCGTGGCGGATGCGCATATTGAATTACGCGATCTGACCAGCGCGATTGGCCGTGAAGAGCCGAACAAAGTGACGCTGAGCGGTATTGCCAACCTGGATCTGAACTCGTTGTTCGGCAATCAGAAAGCCACCATCGATCTGAAGCTCAAGGCGCTGCCGGTCTTTAATAAAGACAAAGGCGCGATCTTCCTGCAGGAGATGGAAGTGGTTGATGCGAAAGTGTCGCCTGAGAAGCTGCAGTCCGTCGTGCAAACGCTGATTCCCTACCTGAACCAGTCTCTGCGCAGCTATTTTAACCAACAGCCAGCCTACGTTCTGCGCGAAGACGCCAGCACCGGCGAAGCGCTGGCGAAAAAATACGCGAAAGGCATCGAGGTGAAACCGGGCGAAATTATCATCCCGTTCACCGATTAA
- the solA gene encoding N-methyl-L-tryptophan oxidase, with protein sequence MQYDLIIIGSGSTGAAAGYYARRAGLNVLMTDTHTPPHQEGSHHGNTRLIRHAYGEGERYVPLVLRAQALWDELATLSGEAIFERTGVINLGPANSAFLSNVANSAREFQLNVEEMDAPAIMARWPEIRVPEDYRGIFEPASGVLRSELAIETWIRLAREAGCAQLFNCPVTAIHHHPDGVTIDTADGSYSGKKLLVSAGTWVTCLLPGLPIQPVRKIFAWFQADGRYSSKNNFPAFTGELPNGDQFYGFPAQDNELKIGKHNGGQLISTPEERTPFGAVVTDGSESFSFLRNVLPGIGGCLHGASCTYDNTADEDFIIDTLPGHPETLLISGLSGHGFKFAPVLGEIATQFALGETPAFDLSPFSLARFQR encoded by the coding sequence ATGCAATACGACCTCATCATTATCGGCAGCGGCTCCACTGGCGCCGCTGCCGGCTATTATGCCCGCCGGGCTGGACTTAACGTGTTGATGACCGACACGCATACCCCTCCGCATCAGGAAGGCAGCCATCACGGTAATACGCGCCTTATCCGCCACGCCTACGGTGAAGGAGAGAGATATGTCCCGCTGGTGCTGCGTGCGCAGGCGCTGTGGGATGAGCTTGCTACTCTCAGCGGCGAGGCCATCTTCGAACGCACCGGGGTGATTAACCTCGGCCCGGCAAACTCGGCGTTTCTCAGCAACGTTGCCAACAGCGCCCGGGAGTTTCAGCTGAACGTCGAAGAGATGGATGCTCCGGCTATCATGGCCCGCTGGCCTGAGATTCGCGTCCCGGAAGATTACCGGGGAATATTCGAACCGGCATCCGGGGTGTTACGTAGCGAGCTGGCCATCGAAACCTGGATACGTCTTGCACGTGAGGCGGGCTGCGCTCAGCTGTTTAATTGCCCGGTTACCGCCATACATCATCACCCGGATGGCGTGACCATCGACACCGCCGACGGCAGCTACAGCGGCAAGAAACTGCTGGTCAGCGCCGGGACGTGGGTCACGTGTCTGCTGCCCGGCCTGCCGATCCAGCCGGTGCGCAAAATCTTTGCCTGGTTCCAGGCTGATGGCCGCTACAGCAGCAAAAACAACTTCCCGGCATTTACCGGTGAGCTGCCCAACGGCGATCAGTTCTATGGTTTTCCGGCGCAAGACAATGAGCTGAAGATCGGCAAGCACAACGGCGGGCAGCTTATCTCCACGCCAGAAGAACGTACGCCATTTGGCGCGGTGGTCACCGACGGCTCTGAGTCGTTCAGCTTCCTGCGTAACGTGCTGCCCGGTATCGGCGGCTGTCTGCATGGCGCCTCCTGTACCTACGATAATACGGCGGATGAAGACTTTATTATCGACACCCTCCCCGGCCATCCTGAGACGCTGCTGATTAGCGGATTAAGCGGCCATGGTTTCAAATTCGCCCCGGTACTGGGGGAGATTGCCACGCAGTTTGCCCTGGGGGAGACGCCAGCCTTCGACCTGAGCCCCTTCTCGCTGGCACGCTTTCAGCGATAA
- the dinI gene encoding DNA damage-inducible protein I, with product MRIEVSIAKSTALPNGALEALNNELSRRIEQQFPAHSSQVTVRFAANNNLSVIGGLKEDKDRISEILQETWESADDWFVHDVS from the coding sequence ATGCGCATCGAAGTGTCTATCGCCAAATCCACAGCCTTACCCAACGGCGCCTTAGAAGCGCTAAACAATGAACTCTCCCGACGCATCGAACAGCAGTTCCCGGCTCATTCAAGCCAGGTAACCGTACGTTTTGCCGCCAATAACAATTTGTCGGTCATTGGCGGCCTGAAAGAAGATAAAGACCGGATAAGCGAAATCCTGCAAGAAACCTGGGAAAGCGCTGATGACTGGTTTGTCCATGACGTATCCTGA
- the pyrC gene encoding dihydroorotase has translation MTAQPQVLKIRRPDDWHIHLRDDDMLKTVVPYTSEFYGRAIVMPNLVPPVTTVEAAIAYRQRILDAVPAGHDFTPLMTCYLTDTLDPAELERGFHAGVFTAAKLYPANATTNSSHGVTSIDAIMPVLERMEKLGMPLLVHGEVTHAEIDIFDREARFIETVMEPLRQRLPGLKVVFEHITTKDAAEYVRDGNELLAATITPQHLMFNRNHMLVGGVRPHLYCLPILKRNIHQQALRELVASGFTRAFLGTDSAPHARHRKEASCGCAGCFNAPTALGSYATVFEEMNALQHFEAFCSLNGPRFYGLPVNETFVELVREESAVVESIALPDDSLVPFLAGETLRWTMKK, from the coding sequence ATGACAGCACAACCCCAGGTATTGAAAATCCGCCGCCCTGACGACTGGCATATCCATCTGCGCGATGACGATATGCTGAAGACCGTCGTGCCTTACACCAGTGAGTTTTATGGCCGGGCGATCGTGATGCCGAATCTGGTGCCGCCTGTCACCACCGTTGAAGCGGCGATAGCCTATCGCCAGCGAATCCTTGACGCCGTTCCCGCCGGGCACGACTTTACGCCGTTGATGACCTGCTACCTGACCGATACGCTCGACCCGGCAGAGCTGGAGCGTGGATTCCACGCTGGCGTATTCACGGCGGCCAAACTCTACCCGGCCAATGCCACCACCAACTCCAGCCACGGCGTCACCAGCATCGATGCCATTATGCCGGTACTGGAGCGCATGGAAAAACTGGGTATGCCGCTGCTGGTTCACGGTGAAGTCACTCACGCCGAGATCGATATCTTCGATCGCGAAGCGCGCTTTATCGAAACGGTAATGGAGCCGCTGCGTCAGCGTTTACCGGGTCTGAAGGTGGTATTTGAACATATCACCACCAAAGATGCCGCCGAATACGTCCGCGACGGCAACGAACTGCTGGCCGCGACCATTACGCCTCAGCACCTGATGTTTAACCGTAACCACATGCTGGTTGGCGGCGTGCGCCCCCATCTTTACTGTCTGCCGATTCTGAAACGCAATATTCACCAGCAGGCGCTGCGTGAACTGGTTGCCAGCGGTTTTACCCGCGCGTTTCTGGGAACCGACTCCGCCCCGCACGCCCGCCATCGTAAAGAAGCCAGCTGCGGATGCGCCGGCTGCTTTAACGCGCCGACCGCGCTGGGCAGCTATGCAACGGTGTTTGAAGAGATGAATGCCCTGCAGCACTTCGAAGCGTTTTGTTCACTGAACGGTCCGCGTTTCTACGGCCTGCCGGTGAATGAGACCTTTGTTGAGCTGGTGCGCGAAGAGAGCGCCGTCGTTGAAAGCATCGCCCTGCCGGACGATAGCCTGGTGCCTTTCCTTGCCGGTGAAACCCTGCGCTGGACGATGAAAAAATAA
- a CDS encoding Gfo/Idh/MocA family protein has translation MSAKLRIGVVGLGGIAQKAWLPVLGAADDWTLQAAWSPGKEKALRICDAWRIPYADSLEQLAAQCDAVFVHTSTASHFEVVSRLLNAGVHVCVDKPLADKLNEAESLVELAARRKLTLMVGFNRRFAPLYRELKTQMGSAASLRMDKHRSDSVGHDLRFTLLDDYLHVVDTALWLAGGTARLSGGSLQTTAHGEMLYAEHHFSTPQLEVTTSMHRRAGSQREWVQAVTDGALYGVCDMREWQEERGQGLMMRPVPGWQTTLEQRGFVGCARHFIECVQNQTVPETAGEQALLAQRVVEKLWREAMSE, from the coding sequence GTGAGCGCAAAATTACGCATTGGCGTGGTGGGGTTAGGGGGCATCGCGCAGAAGGCCTGGCTGCCGGTGCTGGGTGCTGCAGACGACTGGACGCTGCAGGCGGCCTGGTCGCCGGGTAAAGAGAAAGCGCTACGTATCTGCGATGCCTGGCGCATTCCTTATGCCGACTCGCTGGAGCAGCTGGCGGCGCAGTGCGATGCGGTCTTTGTGCATACGTCAACGGCGTCGCATTTTGAGGTCGTCAGCCGCCTGCTGAATGCCGGGGTGCATGTGTGCGTGGATAAACCGCTGGCCGATAAGCTGAATGAGGCCGAGTCGCTGGTCGAACTGGCGGCGCGCCGCAAGCTCACGCTGATGGTCGGTTTTAACCGTCGCTTTGCGCCGCTGTACCGTGAACTCAAAACGCAGATGGGCAGCGCCGCATCGCTGCGTATGGATAAGCATCGCAGCGACAGCGTCGGCCACGATCTGCGTTTTACGCTCCTGGATGATTATCTGCATGTGGTGGATACCGCGCTGTGGCTGGCGGGCGGTACCGCGCGCCTGAGCGGCGGCTCGCTGCAAACCACGGCCCACGGCGAAATGCTCTATGCTGAACACCACTTCAGCACGCCCCAACTGGAGGTCACCACCAGCATGCACCGTCGCGCCGGCAGCCAGCGGGAGTGGGTGCAGGCCGTGACCGACGGCGCACTGTACGGCGTCTGTGATATGCGCGAATGGCAGGAGGAGCGCGGTCAGGGGCTGATGATGCGCCCGGTTCCGGGCTGGCAAACCACGCTGGAGCAGCGAGGTTTTGTCGGCTGCGCGCGTCATTTTATCGAATGCGTGCAAAATCAGACGGTTCCGGAAACCGCCGGTGAGCAGGCGCTGCTGGCCCAACGGGTGGTCGAAAAACTCTGGCGCGAGGCAATGAGTGAATAA
- the mdtH gene encoding multidrug efflux MFS transporter MdtH: MSRVSQARSLGKYFLLVDNMLVVLGFFVVFPLISIRFVDQMGWAALMVGIALGLRQLVQQGLGIFGGAVADRFGAKPMIVTGMLMRAGGFAAMAVAHEPWVLWLSCILSGLGGTLFDPPRAALVVKLVHPHQRGRFFSILMMQDSAGAVIGALLGSWLLQYDFRLVCSVGAALFVACAAFNAWYLPAWKLSTVKTPVREGLGRVLRDKRFVTYVLTLTGYYMLAVQVMLMLPIMVNDIAGSPTAVKWMYAIEATISLTLLYPIARWSEQRFRLEHRLMAGLLVMTVAMLPIGLTSNLQQLFTLICLFYMGSIIAEPARETLGASLADARARGSYMGFSRLGLAFGGAFGYAGGGWLFDAGKALNQPELPWLMLGIIGLFTFIALWWQFSQKRSTSGMLEPRT, from the coding sequence ATGTCCCGCGTATCGCAGGCAAGGAGCCTGGGTAAATATTTCCTGTTGGTCGACAACATGCTGGTGGTGCTGGGCTTTTTTGTCGTCTTTCCGTTGATTTCTATTCGCTTTGTTGACCAGATGGGCTGGGCGGCGCTGATGGTCGGGATTGCGCTCGGCCTGCGTCAGCTGGTACAGCAAGGATTAGGCATTTTTGGCGGCGCGGTCGCCGATCGCTTTGGCGCCAAACCGATGATCGTCACCGGCATGCTCATGCGCGCGGGCGGTTTCGCGGCAATGGCCGTGGCCCATGAGCCGTGGGTTCTGTGGCTCTCCTGCATTCTCTCCGGCCTCGGCGGCACGCTGTTCGATCCGCCGCGCGCCGCGCTGGTCGTCAAGCTGGTGCATCCGCATCAGCGCGGGCGGTTCTTTTCGATTCTGATGATGCAGGACAGCGCCGGGGCGGTGATCGGCGCCCTGCTCGGCAGCTGGCTGCTGCAATATGACTTCCGTCTTGTCTGCAGCGTGGGCGCGGCGTTGTTTGTCGCCTGCGCCGCGTTCAACGCCTGGTATCTCCCGGCGTGGAAGCTCTCCACCGTGAAAACCCCGGTTCGGGAAGGTCTGGGCCGGGTGCTGCGCGATAAGCGCTTTGTCACCTACGTTCTGACGCTCACCGGCTACTACATGCTGGCCGTCCAGGTGATGCTGATGCTGCCGATTATGGTCAACGACATCGCCGGTTCACCGACCGCGGTGAAATGGATGTACGCCATTGAAGCCACTATCTCGTTGACTCTGCTCTACCCCATCGCCCGCTGGAGCGAACAGCGCTTTCGCCTGGAACATCGGCTGATGGCCGGGTTACTGGTGATGACCGTCGCCATGTTGCCCATTGGCTTGACCAGCAATTTACAGCAGCTGTTTACCCTAATTTGTCTCTTCTATATGGGCTCGATCATCGCCGAACCAGCGCGGGAAACGCTGGGCGCCTCTTTAGCCGACGCCCGGGCGCGCGGCAGCTATATGGGCTTTAGCCGACTGGGGCTGGCCTTTGGCGGCGCGTTTGGCTACGCCGGCGGCGGATGGTTGTTCGATGCGGGTAAAGCGCTGAATCAGCCCGAACTGCCGTGGCTGATGCTGGGTATTATCGGTCTGTTTACCTTCATTGCCCTGTGGTGGCAGTTCAGCCAGAAGCGCTCGACATCCGGCATGCTGGAGCCACGTACCTGA
- the bssS gene encoding biofilm formation regulator BssS: MEKNNEVIQTHPLVGWDISTVDSYDAMMLRLHYQNPTHESSNEAEIGQTLWLTTEVARQFISILEAGIAKIESGEYQVNEYRRH, translated from the coding sequence ATGGAAAAGAATAATGAAGTCATCCAGACCCATCCCCTCGTCGGATGGGACATCAGCACCGTTGATAGCTACGATGCCATGATGTTGCGCCTGCACTACCAAAACCCCACTCATGAAAGCAGTAACGAAGCTGAAATTGGCCAGACGCTATGGCTAACGACGGAAGTCGCACGTCAATTTATTTCTATCCTGGAAGCAGGTATTGCGAAGATAGAATCAGGTGAATACCAGGTAAACGAGTACCGCAGGCATTAA
- a CDS encoding YceO family protein → MRRLYDLLVNNVREHFMIYLALWLLLAIVDLIWLWFF, encoded by the coding sequence ATGCGTCGCCTGTATGATTTACTGGTCAACAACGTCCGCGAGCACTTTATGATTTATCTCGCGCTGTGGCTGCTGCTGGCGATCGTTGATCTTATCTGGTTATGGTTTTTCTGA